CCCGAGCCTTGCAAGGCCTCCTCCAGCACGCGCGTGGCGTGCGCGGCGACCGTGCGGCCCACGACGAGGCTGACGTTGGCTTGAGACGAACCTTGCGAAATCATCTGCACGGGAATGTTCTCGCGCGCGAGCACCTCGAAGATTTGCGAAACGACGTCGGGCACGCCCACCATGCCCGCGCCTCCCACCGTCAAGACCGACAAACCTCGAATCGCCGTGACGGCCTTGACGGGATGCGCCGCGTCCGTCTTGGCGTCTTTCGTGACGAGCGTGCCGGGAAAGGCGGGATCGGCGGCGCTCTTGACGCGCAAGGGAATCTCGGCGTCTTGCAGCGGCGTCACGGCGAGCGGGTGCAGGACCTTCGCGCCGAAGTACGCGAGTTCCATCACCTCGGCGTAACTGAGATGCTCGAGGTTGCGCGCGTCGGGCACGCTGCGAGGATCGGCGCTCATGACGCCGTCGACGTCCTTCCACGTCCAGACTTCCTGCGCGCCGAGCGCCGCGCCGAGAATCGTGGCCGTGTAGTCCGTGCCGCCTCGCCCGAGGGTCGTGACGACGCCTTCGGGCGTCTCGCCGATGAAGCCGGACACGACGGGCGTGAGGCCCACGCCGATCAAGCCGCCGAGACGCTCGCGAAGCCGCGAATACGCTTGAGGCAGCGGACGCGCGTTTCCAAAGTCCCGATTCGTGACGAGGCCCGCCGCGCCGCCCGACAAGTGATGCGCGCGCACGCCGATGCCTTCGAGGGCGAGCGCCATCAGGGGCGCGCTGAGACGCTCGCCGAACGACACGATGAGGTCGCGCGAACGCGCGCTGAGCTCACGCAGAAGTCCGACGCCCGTCACCGTCTGCTGCAGCGTGTCCGTCAACTCGCGCAGTTCCCGCGCGACGTCGGACGTCGCGCCCGCGCCGAGTTGCGACGCCGCTTCGAGGTGGCGAGCGCGCAGCGACGCGATGTCCGCCAACGCGCCGCCGAGGTCGCCTTGTTCGGCGCGTGACGCGACGCCGAGCAAGGTGTCCGTGACGCCCGACATCGCCGAGACGGCGACGGCGACCTTCGTCCCCGCCGCCGTGGTGCGCGCCACGAGGGACGCCGAGCGTGCGATGGCGGACGCGCCGCCCATCAAAGTGCCGCCGAACTTCATCACGATCATGCGTCGAATGCTAGCAACCGCAGCGTGCGCACTCGCGCAGAGTCATAGACGAAGGCGCAGACTTGAAAGCGCGGATGGTACACTCACCAGGCCGAAGTGAATGACCGACGCGTGAAGGCTTCGTGTGACCTTCACACCGCGAAGGGTGAGTTAAGATGGCGGCGCAAGGTCGCGCCCGACATCGACGCGCGACCTCGGAGGAGGAACCATGAAAGTAGGCATCAACGGGTTCGGGCGCATCGGTCGCCTCGTGTTCCGCATCCTCGTCGAGCGTGGCGTCGACGTCGTCGCCATCAACGACCTCACGGACAACAAGACCCTCGCCACGCTCCTGAAGTACGACTCGAACTTCGGGCGCTTCGCGGGCACGGTCGACTACGACGAGACCAGCCTCACCGTCAACGGCAAGAAGATCGCCGCGCTCGCCGAACGTGACCCGGGCGCGATCAAATGGGGCGAACTCGGCGCGGACATCGTCATCGAGTCCACCGGGATCTTCACGGACCGCGAATCGGTCAGCAAGCACATCCAAGGCGGCGCGAAGAAGGTCGTCATCACCGCGCCCGCCAAGGGCGACGACTTCAGCGTCGTTCTCGGCGTCAACGAGCAAGACTACGATCCCGCCAACCACCACATCATCTCCAACGCGTCGTGCACGACGAACTCTCTCGGCGCGCCGATGAAGCTGCTCGACGAAGCGTTCGGCATCGAAAAGGCGATCATGACGACCGTCCACTCGTACACGAACGATCAGCGTGTCCTCGACTTGCCGCACAAGGACTTGCGCCGCGCGCGCGCCGCCGCCGTCAACATCATTCCGACGTCGACGGGCGCCGCGAAGGCCGTGTCGGCCGTGTACCCGGCCCTCAAAGGCAAGTTCGACGGCACGAGCTTGCGCGTGCCCACCCCGACAGGTTCCATCTCGGACGTCGTCGTGATTCTCTCGCGCGAAGTCACGAAAGACGAAGTCAACGCCGTCTTCCGTGAAGCCGCGCAAGGCAAGCTCAAGGGCATCATGGATTACACCGAGGACCCCATCGTCCTCAGCGACATCCAAGGCGATCCGCACTCGGCGATCATCGACGGTGGACTCACCATGGCGATGGGCAACCTCGTGAAGTTCTTCAGCTGGTACGACAACGAGTGGGGTTACTCCAACCGCATCGCCGACCTCGTGCAGCTGATCCAGCAAAAAGGCTGAGCCACCCTTCGCACACGGGGTCGACGGTTCGATGAGCCGTTGACCCTTTCTTTCAAGGAGAGCTTCGTGAAGACCCTCAAGGACATCGACGTTCGTGGCAAACGCGTTCTCGTGCGCGTCGACTTCAACGTGCCGATCAGCGGCGGCAAGGTGCAAGACGCCACGCGCGTCCAAGCGAGCTTGCCCACCATCGAGTTCCTGCTCGACGAAGGCGCCAGCGTCATCCTCATGAGCCACCTCGGGCGCCCGAAAGGCGGCCCGGACGACAAGTACCGCCTCGCGCCCGTCAAAGACGTCCTCGAAGCGCTGCTGCAGCGTGACGTGACGTACCTGCGCAGCAATCCCGGCTCGGACGAGACGGCCCAAGCGCTTCGCGACGTGCAGCCGGGCAGCGTCGTCTTGCTCGAAAACGTCCGCTTCGAACCCGGCGAGGAAAAGAACGACGCCGAGCTCGCGGGCCGTCTCGCCGCGCTCGGCGACGCGTTCGTGCTCGACGCGTTCGGAAGCGCGCACCGCGCGCACGCCAGCGTCTCGGGTGTCGCGGCGCTCTTGCCGCACGCGGCGGGCTTCCTGCTCGAAAAGGAAGTGCGCGCCCTCGGCAAGCTCCTCGACGAAGCCGAGTCGCCGTACGTCGTCCTCATCGGCGGCGCGAAGGTCAGCGACAAGATCAAGGTCATCGAGAACCTCCTGCCGCGCGTCGACAAGCTTCTCATCGGCGGCGGCATGGCGTACACGTTCCTCAAGTCGCAAGGCGGAACCATCGGCGAGAGCATCCACGAGGACGACCAACTCGACCTCGCGCGCCGCCTTCTGGGCGAACACGAAGGCAAGATCTTCTTGCCGATCGACGTCGTCGCCGCCGATCGTTTCGCCGAGGACGCCGAGACGCGTGTCGTCGACGCCAAGGCGATTCCCGACGCGTGGCAAGGCCTCGACATCGGGCCGGCCACGCGCGAGAAGTACGCCGCCGAGTTGCAAGGCGCCAAGACGGTGTTCTGGAACGGCCCGATGGGCGTCTTCGAATTCGAAGCGTTCGCCGAAGGCACGAACGCCATGGCGAACGCCGTCGCGAACCTCGACGGGGCGTACACCGTCGTGGGCGGCGGAGACTCGGTGAGCGCCATCAACCAAAGCGGACTCGCCGACAAGATCGGCCACATCTCCACCGGGGGCGGCGCGAGCCTCGAGTTGCTCGAAGGGCAAGAATTGCCCGGCGTGAAAGCGTTGGCGTGACATGAGCGACGTCACGCCGCTTTTGGCCCTCAACTGGAAGATGAACAAGACGCCGAGCGAAGCGCGCGCCTGGGCGACCGAACTCGCCGGGACCTTCACGGGGCAGGGCGCCGAACTCGCCGTGATGGCGCCCGCCATCGACCTGCCCGGCGTCGCCGAGGCGTTGCGCGGCTCGCGCGTCGCGTACGGAGCGCAAGACGTGTCCGCGCACGCGTCGGGGGCATACACGGGTGAAATCAGCGCGGCGATGCTGCTTGACGTCGGCGCTTCGTACGCGATCGTCGGGCACTCCGAGCGGCGCGCGTACCACGCGGAAACGGACGAGAAGGTCGCGGCGAAGACGCGCGCGGCCTTGCAAGCAGGCCTCGTGCCGATCGTGTGCGTCGGCGAGGAGTTGCCCGTGCGCGAAGCGGGCGAGCACGTCGCGTTCACCTTGAACTCCCTGCGCGGCAGCCTCGAGGGCGTAGACGTTCGAGACGCGCGCGCTCTGGTGATCGCCTACGAACCCGTCTGGGCGATCGGAACGGGCAAGACCGCCACGGCCGACGACGCCGAGGAGATGGCGAGCGCGATTCGCGGGGAACTGCGGCGTTCGCTCGGAGACGTCGCCGACCGCGTGCGCGTCTTGTACGGCGGAAGCGTGAAGCCCGCCAACATCGCCGAGATTTGCGGCAAGGCCAACGTCAACGGCGCTCTCGTCGGCGGTGCGAGCCTCGAACTCGACTCGGTTCTTGGCATGGCGGGCGCGCTCAACGTCTGATCGAAGGCGCAAGGCCGCCGTTGGGCGCGACTCACGAACCGGAACTTCCCGAAGGCGACACTCGTACTGATGTGTATGACGCGTCGCCTTCTCCCCTTCTTGTTGGTGTTGCTCGCCGTGCTGTCGAGCACCGTGGACGCCGCGCGCCGAAGCGGCGGCGGCTTCGGCGGGTTTCGCACCACTCCCTCGTACCGCACGCCGAGCTATCGAAGCCCCACTTACCGCGCGCCGAGTTACCGAAGCCCCACCTACCGAAGCCCCACTTACCGCGCGCCGAGTTACCGCCCGTCGTACCGCAGCAATTTCTTCTTTCTGCCTTTCTTCGGGTTCTTTCCGGGATTCGGGTACGGCTACGGCGGCGGCGTGTCCTTTCTGGGCGGCTTGCTGAGCTTCCTGCTCAACCTCGTTTTGATCGTCGTCCTGATCGCCATCCTGCTTTGGTTCGTGCGCCGCTCTCGCCGCTTCTGAGCGTCTCGATGTCCCCGGCTGACCCGGGGATTTCCCTTGAGCTGATAGTGAAATGATTCACGATAATCCGGACGTGTGAATTTTGTGTTTGCTCGTCTTTGCGACTGTGTGAAGACGTGTTATGCTCCGCCCCATGCAACAACGACTCGCCGACCTGCTCGGGCGCGAAGGCCTCACCGCGCTTTGGGTGACCACGCCGGAACACGTCCGTCTGATCAGCGGCTTCACGTCTCCCGAGGACGCCAAGGTTCTCGTCACGCCGAGCGAAACGTGGCTGTACACCGACGCCCGCTACACCGCGCAAGCCGACGAGGAATGCCGCGTTCCGCACTTCATCGGCGCGCCCCCCCGCGCGAACGCCCTCAAGGAAATGTACGAGCACGCCCGCGTGCGATTCGGAGACGGTCCCGTCGGCGTGGAAGCCGCGCACCTCACCGTGCACGAATTCGAAACTCTGAAAGCCGCTTGGAACGCCGACCTCGTCGCGACGACCGGCTTGATCGAATCCGTGCGCCTCTCCAAGACGAACGAGGAAATCCAAGCGATTCGCGAAGCGCAACGCGTCGCCGACGAAGCGTACGCCGAAGTGCGCCCGACCATCACGGCGGGCCGCAAAGAGCGCGACGTCGCCCTCGACCTCGAAATCGCCATGCGTCGTCGCGGCGCCGCCGGACCCGCCTTCGACATCATCGTCGCGAGCGGCGCGCGAAGCGCCATGCCGCACGGCGTCGCCTCCGACAAGATCATCGAGGACGGCGACCTCGTCACGATCGACATGGGCGCCGTCGTGAACGGCTACCACTCGGACATGACCCGCACGATCGCCGTGGGCAGCGTGAGCGACGAGCTGCGGCGCATGTACGACGCCGTCCTCGAAGCCGAAGAAGCCTGCGTCGCCGCCGTCAAGCCCGGCATTCGCTGCGCCGACCTCGACCAGATCGCGCGCGACCTGCTCGCCAAGCACGACCTCGCGCCGCTCTTCGCGCACTCGCTCGGACACGGCGTCGGCCTCGCCATTCACGAAGGACCGAGTTTGTCGAGCGCGTCCGAGGACGTCCTCGCGCCCGGCATGATCATCACGATCGAGCCTGGCGTCTACCGACCCGGCGTGGGCGGGGTGCGCATCGAAGACCTCCTGCTCGTCACCGAAGACGGCTTCGACGTGCTGTCCAAAGCGCCCAAGGAGCGCGCGTGAAGCGGGCGCTCGCGGCGATGCTGCTCGCGAGCGCCGCCTTCGCGCAAGGCGCGGCGCCCGCCTCGTACACGGTCGTGCGCGGCGACACCGCGTGGGCCGTCGCTCGCAAGTACGGCCTGAGCGTCGACGCGTTGCTGCGCCTCAACGGCCTCGAAGCTCCCGACCTCAAAGTCGGACAGGTGCTCAAGGTCGGCGACACCGACGAACGCGTCGCCGTCGCCACCACGCCTCCCCCCGTCGCCGCGAGCGTCGCCGCCGCGTTCGCGCAGGCGGGCTACGCCGTGTACTACGGCGGCAGAAGCGACGCCGAAACGATCATGACGGCCGCGCACCTCACCTTGCCGATCGGCACGTGGGTGCGCGTCACCCACGAAAAAAGCGGAAAGAGCGTCCTCGTGAAGATCAACGACCGAGGTCCCTTTGGCAAAGCCGAGCGCATCATCGACCTCAGCCTCGCCGCCGCCCGCGAACTCGGCATTCTCGCCGAAGGCGTCGCCCTCGTGCGCCTCGAAGTCATCTCACGCTGACATGACCACCGAGCCGATGATTCGGTCCACGTCGTTCGGCGTCAACGTACACGTCGTGCTAAGCGGCGACGTCACCTTCGTCGTCGACACGGGCCTCACGAGCCGACAAGGTGACGTCTCGACGTTCTTCGCGCGCGTCGACCCCGACTTCGTCGTCTTGACTCACCACCATCCCGACCACGTCGGCAACGCCCGCGCCTTGTGGGAAACGCGTGGATACCGCATCGTCGCGCCGCGCGGCGACGCCGCGTACCTCACGGGCGAGCGCCCCCGCCCCGTCCTGCCCCTCCCCGTCATCGGGAAGATCCTCGGTCGAGCGCCGCTCGTACCGCGCGCCGCGCTCGACCTCGTCGGGGATGGCGACGACGTCGCTGGTTGGACGGTCATCGCCTTGCCCGGTCACACGCCCGGCCAAATCGGGTTGCTCAAAGACGGCGTGCTCATCGCGGGCGACGCCGTCGGTTCACGTCGAGGCGCCGCGACCTTGCCGCCGAAGTTCCTCAACGAACATCAAGAGGACGCGCGGCGCACCGTGCGCAAGATCGCCAATCTCGAAGCGCGTGAAGTCCACGTCGGCCACGGCCGCGTGCTGCGAGGCGACGCCGTGACGACCCTCGCCGACAAGCTCGGCGTT
This DNA window, taken from Deinococcus yavapaiensis KR-236, encodes the following:
- the gap gene encoding type I glyceraldehyde-3-phosphate dehydrogenase translates to MKVGINGFGRIGRLVFRILVERGVDVVAINDLTDNKTLATLLKYDSNFGRFAGTVDYDETSLTVNGKKIAALAERDPGAIKWGELGADIVIESTGIFTDRESVSKHIQGGAKKVVITAPAKGDDFSVVLGVNEQDYDPANHHIISNASCTTNSLGAPMKLLDEAFGIEKAIMTTVHSYTNDQRVLDLPHKDLRRARAAAVNIIPTSTGAAKAVSAVYPALKGKFDGTSLRVPTPTGSISDVVVILSREVTKDEVNAVFREAAQGKLKGIMDYTEDPIVLSDIQGDPHSAIIDGGLTMAMGNLVKFFSWYDNEWGYSNRIADLVQLIQQKG
- a CDS encoding M24 family metallopeptidase yields the protein MQQRLADLLGREGLTALWVTTPEHVRLISGFTSPEDAKVLVTPSETWLYTDARYTAQADEECRVPHFIGAPPRANALKEMYEHARVRFGDGPVGVEAAHLTVHEFETLKAAWNADLVATTGLIESVRLSKTNEEIQAIREAQRVADEAYAEVRPTITAGRKERDVALDLEIAMRRRGAAGPAFDIIVASGARSAMPHGVASDKIIEDGDLVTIDMGAVVNGYHSDMTRTIAVGSVSDELRRMYDAVLEAEEACVAAVKPGIRCADLDQIARDLLAKHDLAPLFAHSLGHGVGLAIHEGPSLSSASEDVLAPGMIITIEPGVYRPGVGGVRIEDLLLVTEDGFDVLSKAPKERA
- a CDS encoding phosphoglycerate kinase, with the protein product MKTLKDIDVRGKRVLVRVDFNVPISGGKVQDATRVQASLPTIEFLLDEGASVILMSHLGRPKGGPDDKYRLAPVKDVLEALLQRDVTYLRSNPGSDETAQALRDVQPGSVVLLENVRFEPGEEKNDAELAGRLAALGDAFVLDAFGSAHRAHASVSGVAALLPHAAGFLLEKEVRALGKLLDEAESPYVVLIGGAKVSDKIKVIENLLPRVDKLLIGGGMAYTFLKSQGGTIGESIHEDDQLDLARRLLGEHEGKIFLPIDVVAADRFAEDAETRVVDAKAIPDAWQGLDIGPATREKYAAELQGAKTVFWNGPMGVFEFEAFAEGTNAMANAVANLDGAYTVVGGGDSVSAINQSGLADKIGHISTGGGASLELLEGQELPGVKALA
- the tpiA gene encoding triose-phosphate isomerase, translated to MSDVTPLLALNWKMNKTPSEARAWATELAGTFTGQGAELAVMAPAIDLPGVAEALRGSRVAYGAQDVSAHASGAYTGEISAAMLLDVGASYAIVGHSERRAYHAETDEKVAAKTRAALQAGLVPIVCVGEELPVREAGEHVAFTLNSLRGSLEGVDVRDARALVIAYEPVWAIGTGKTATADDAEEMASAIRGELRRSLGDVADRVRVLYGGSVKPANIAEICGKANVNGALVGGASLELDSVLGMAGALNV
- a CDS encoding MBL fold metallo-hydrolase, coding for MTTEPMIRSTSFGVNVHVVLSGDVTFVVDTGLTSRQGDVSTFFARVDPDFVVLTHHHPDHVGNARALWETRGYRIVAPRGDAAYLTGERPRPVLPLPVIGKILGRAPLVPRAALDLVGDGDDVAGWTVIALPGHTPGQIGLLKDGVLIAGDAVGSRRGAATLPPKFLNEHQEDARRTVRKIANLEAREVHVGHGRVLRGDAVTTLADKLGV
- a CDS encoding septal ring lytic transglycosylase RlpA family protein, which encodes MKRALAAMLLASAAFAQGAAPASYTVVRGDTAWAVARKYGLSVDALLRLNGLEAPDLKVGQVLKVGDTDERVAVATTPPPVAASVAAAFAQAGYAVYYGGRSDAETIMTAAHLTLPIGTWVRVTHEKSGKSVLVKINDRGPFGKAERIIDLSLAAARELGILAEGVALVRLEVISR
- a CDS encoding DUF1517 domain-containing protein, with the translated sequence MTRRLLPFLLVLLAVLSSTVDAARRSGGGFGGFRTTPSYRTPSYRSPTYRAPSYRSPTYRSPTYRAPSYRPSYRSNFFFLPFFGFFPGFGYGYGGGVSFLGGLLSFLLNLVLIVVLIAILLWFVRRSRRF
- a CDS encoding aspartate kinase, with amino-acid sequence MIVMKFGGTLMGGASAIARSASLVARTTAAGTKVAVAVSAMSGVTDTLLGVASRAEQGDLGGALADIASLRARHLEAASQLGAGATSDVARELRELTDTLQQTVTGVGLLRELSARSRDLIVSFGERLSAPLMALALEGIGVRAHHLSGGAAGLVTNRDFGNARPLPQAYSRLRERLGGLIGVGLTPVVSGFIGETPEGVVTTLGRGGTDYTATILGAALGAQEVWTWKDVDGVMSADPRSVPDARNLEHLSYAEVMELAYFGAKVLHPLAVTPLQDAEIPLRVKSAADPAFPGTLVTKDAKTDAAHPVKAVTAIRGLSVLTVGGAGMVGVPDVVSQIFEVLARENIPVQMISQGSSQANVSLVVGRTVAAHATRVLEEALQGSGLVKAYEVEENVAIVAVVGEGMRGQRGVAARLFSALASANVNLLMIAQGSSELNISLAIEEADVDAAVRAAHAAFELGKVPQEV